In Candidatus Methanomethylophilus alvi Mx1201, a genomic segment contains:
- the cfbD gene encoding Ni-sirohydrochlorin a,c-diamide reductive cyclase catalytic subunit, producing MNTAVIHPRPNPIVAAMYTVRDMDVDVIVLHGPAGCSFMASRPLENAGVRVVTSALKDNDLIFGGTEPLVRTLKEVRNKFNPKTVAVVGTCASTIIGDDMAAAIRRADIGCNVFPVDCHGCMAANTDGAIRALKAGAKAGVIPQEECDRQTALLKAATELERQRGMAARTYLSPAVSPTKLHVCRQIADALKAGKKVAVVMLAKKELAYRFADMFVAVDEARRKLGGKTFFVANMDGSVGLPRIRRYCSNIMAELDADGVSIDRLVGGLDEYAVVGERMKAEVDAFAPDMTIFLGICHAYPDLKKEDILITDQPRELANYLNQNFLSAVGEVSSHNMVMGATGIVHLETADTLREIVREM from the coding sequence GTGAACACGGCGGTCATCCACCCCCGTCCCAACCCCATCGTGGCGGCGATGTACACCGTCCGCGACATGGATGTGGACGTCATCGTACTGCACGGGCCTGCCGGATGCAGCTTCATGGCCTCCAGGCCGCTCGAGAACGCAGGCGTCAGGGTGGTGACCTCCGCGCTGAAGGACAACGACCTCATATTCGGGGGGACGGAACCCCTCGTCAGGACCCTCAAGGAGGTCAGGAACAAGTTCAATCCGAAGACCGTCGCCGTGGTAGGCACATGTGCCAGCACCATAATAGGCGACGACATGGCCGCCGCCATAAGGAGGGCCGACATAGGCTGCAACGTCTTCCCCGTGGACTGCCACGGATGCATGGCGGCCAACACCGACGGCGCCATAAGGGCGCTGAAGGCCGGGGCGAAGGCCGGCGTCATCCCCCAGGAGGAATGCGACCGTCAGACCGCCCTCCTCAAGGCGGCCACCGAGCTGGAGAGGCAGAGGGGCATGGCGGCCAGGACGTACCTGTCCCCCGCCGTCAGCCCCACCAAGCTCCACGTGTGCAGGCAGATAGCCGATGCGCTGAAGGCCGGGAAGAAGGTCGCGGTGGTGATGCTGGCCAAGAAGGAGCTCGCATACCGTTTCGCCGACATGTTCGTGGCCGTGGACGAGGCCCGCAGGAAACTGGGCGGGAAGACGTTCTTCGTGGCCAACATGGACGGTTCCGTAGGTCTTCCGAGGATCAGGAGATATTGTTCCAACATCATGGCCGAGCTCGATGCGGACGGCGTCTCCATCGACCGTCTCGTGGGCGGTCTCGACGAGTACGCCGTGGTCGGGGAGAGGATGAAGGCCGAGGTGGACGCCTTCGCCCCCGACATGACGATCTTCCTGGGTATATGCCACGCATATCCGGACCTGAAGAAGGAGGACATCCTCATAACCGACCAGCCGAGGGAGCTGGCCAACTATCTCAACCAGAACTTCCTCTCCGCGGTGGGGGAGGTCTCCTCGCACAACATGGTCATGGGTGCCACCGGCATAGTCCATCTGGAGACTGCCGATACCCTCAGAGAGATCGTCAGGGAGATGTGA
- a CDS encoding tetratricopeptide repeat protein, producing MEEELVEKVFMAIEAGDIETADRYLSEIRMSGDPETEYAVAGIGMEYSLLSPQQCAEWIELAAEGGLEEAQYDIGRRYLDGFGVTRSDEKAVFWLSKSAEQGNCEAEAIVAMMYRRGQGVPKDEDRAFGMLLEVAGCASAEAKYELGRMYERGEGTYPDYKEAFRWYYEAAKRKLPEAQTTVGAMYHDGKGTVKDLRKAEQWFRSAASKGDARAQYRLAMMHVRKQTAEPNITMAVELLRRSAAQGYPGAREALDRVQKMKASGEI from the coding sequence ATGGAAGAGGAACTCGTCGAGAAGGTTTTCATGGCCATAGAGGCCGGCGACATAGAGACCGCCGACAGGTACCTCTCCGAGATCCGCATGTCGGGAGACCCGGAGACGGAATACGCCGTCGCCGGGATCGGCATGGAATACAGCCTCCTGTCCCCCCAGCAATGTGCCGAATGGATAGAGCTGGCCGCCGAAGGCGGCCTCGAAGAGGCCCAGTACGACATCGGAAGAAGATATCTCGACGGATTCGGCGTGACGAGGTCCGACGAGAAGGCCGTATTCTGGCTCTCCAAGTCGGCGGAACAGGGCAACTGCGAGGCGGAGGCCATAGTGGCCATGATGTACCGCAGAGGGCAGGGCGTCCCCAAGGACGAGGACCGCGCCTTCGGAATGCTCCTCGAAGTCGCGGGATGCGCCTCTGCCGAGGCGAAATACGAACTCGGACGCATGTACGAGCGCGGGGAGGGGACGTATCCCGATTACAAGGAGGCTTTCCGCTGGTACTACGAGGCGGCCAAGAGAAAACTTCCCGAAGCGCAGACCACGGTCGGGGCCATGTATCACGACGGCAAAGGCACGGTGAAGGACCTCCGCAAGGCGGAACAGTGGTTCCGGTCGGCCGCCAGCAAGGGCGATGCCCGTGCCCAATACCGTCTGGCCATGATGCACGTGAGGAAACAGACCGCCGAACCCAACATCACCATGGCCGTCGAACTCCTGCGCCGGTCGGCCGCCCAGGGGTATCCGGGGGCGCGGGAGGCACTCGACCGCGTCCAGAAGATGAAGGCGTCGGGAGAGATCTGA
- a CDS encoding cobyrinate a,c-diamide synthase: MKGFVVSGTGSGVGKTSVTTGLLSLLSKGRKVQAFKAGPDFIDPMYHTAATGRPARNLDSFMLDDDTIRNVVGYASKDADLCVVEGVRGLYEGFAGDGDVGSTAYVAKLLGFPVVLVVDAGSLTRSAAAIINGFRSFDPEVKIAGVILNKVSGRQHSDKLDVAMETYCKGVKVLGKIPKDRENTLGQRHLGLQTLHSFEQKEIEPLERLADPVDLDMLMGIAEECTADLPDSSPYVRRRSGLKAAVPMDDAYSFYYRENIECLEASGIEVRTFRPADGEHLPDADMAYLGGGYPELYADRISSNRDFLDGLENMCAEGKPILGECGGLMTLCSSMTDKSGKEYRMSGVFDAKAEFVDKRHGPTYVLAEAKGNNPLFSGPMRGHEYHYSEVLAHEDAEFCFDIRRGLGIRDGKDGLVRNNAVGTYMHQHALSCDDWAKGFVESAR; encoded by the coding sequence ATGAAAGGCTTCGTGGTTTCCGGTACCGGCAGCGGGGTCGGAAAGACGTCGGTGACGACCGGGCTTCTGTCCCTCCTTTCCAAGGGGCGCAAGGTTCAGGCCTTCAAGGCCGGGCCCGACTTCATTGACCCCATGTACCACACGGCCGCCACCGGCAGGCCTGCCAGGAACCTCGACTCCTTCATGCTGGACGACGACACCATCAGGAACGTGGTCGGGTACGCGTCCAAGGATGCGGACCTCTGCGTCGTGGAGGGCGTCAGGGGGCTGTACGAGGGGTTCGCCGGCGACGGCGACGTCGGATCGACCGCCTATGTGGCCAAACTGCTGGGGTTCCCGGTGGTGCTTGTCGTTGACGCCGGTTCCCTTACGAGGAGCGCGGCGGCCATCATCAACGGTTTCCGTTCCTTCGACCCCGAGGTGAAGATCGCAGGGGTCATCCTCAACAAGGTGTCCGGGAGGCAGCACTCCGACAAACTGGATGTGGCCATGGAGACCTACTGCAAAGGGGTGAAGGTCCTCGGGAAGATCCCCAAGGACAGGGAGAACACCCTGGGACAGAGACATCTGGGTCTTCAGACCCTGCACTCCTTCGAACAGAAGGAGATCGAGCCCTTGGAGAGGTTGGCGGACCCGGTGGACCTGGATATGCTGATGGGGATCGCGGAGGAATGCACCGCGGACCTGCCGGATTCGTCCCCCTACGTCCGGAGGAGGTCGGGGCTCAAGGCGGCCGTCCCGATGGACGACGCATACTCCTTCTACTACCGCGAGAACATAGAGTGCCTCGAGGCATCCGGCATCGAGGTGAGGACGTTCAGGCCGGCGGACGGGGAACATCTCCCGGATGCGGACATGGCCTATCTGGGCGGGGGATATCCGGAGCTCTATGCGGACAGGATATCGTCCAACAGGGATTTCCTGGACGGGTTGGAGAACATGTGCGCCGAGGGGAAGCCCATACTCGGGGAATGCGGAGGTCTGATGACCCTGTGCTCGTCCATGACGGACAAGTCCGGGAAGGAATACCGTATGTCGGGGGTCTTCGACGCCAAGGCGGAGTTCGTGGACAAGAGGCACGGACCCACCTACGTCCTTGCGGAGGCCAAAGGCAACAACCCCCTGTTCTCGGGACCCATGAGGGGTCACGAATACCATTACTCCGAAGTACTGGCACATGAGGATGCCGAGTTCTGCTTCGATATAAGGAGGGGGCTCGGTATCAGGGACGGGAAGGACGGTCTGGTCAGGAACAACGCCGTGGGGACCTACATGCATCAGCATGCGCTGTCGTGCGACGACTGGGCCAAGGGGTTCGTGGAATCCGCTCGCTGA
- a CDS encoding ATP-binding protein: MEFIGREEESSILEREYGERSSLVIIYGRRRVGKTALIDNFLRDKTDSMYFLATEESVVLNLERFSSSVSGLLGIPGARFPDWESALDAATKYGKTVIAIDEFQYLAQSDPAIPSIFQHAWDTILSKRDVMLILCGSFIGMMERYTLNYSSPLYGRRTASLKLGPLTFSDVCSVSKGVVYRDLVERYAVTGGVPRYMEIMNGSSLEDDVYRHIVSRNGILYEEPLFLLKDEVKDPVNYISILRMIAAGNRKISDIAGRMEVPSNRISPYLSTLIDMGIVERMVPVTENNPERCRNGIYRIKDGLFGFWFSFVYPYKEYLDKGYTSAAMENFRTRFDEAFVSFRFEDVCREIAACELEGYTKTGSYWNKDTEIDVVAVDPDGRRIFAGECMFRREEKVTTKVLELLKAKCSKVRDFEGYSMEYGLFSTSGFDENLKARAEEEGVRLFDLSGSP, from the coding sequence ATGGAATTCATCGGAAGGGAAGAGGAATCTTCCATATTGGAGAGGGAGTACGGGGAGAGAAGCAGCCTTGTGATAATCTATGGTCGTCGCAGAGTAGGTAAGACTGCTTTGATCGACAATTTTCTAAGGGATAAAACCGACTCGATGTACTTTTTAGCCACAGAAGAATCCGTCGTTTTGAATTTGGAAAGGTTCTCTTCCTCCGTATCGGGACTTCTGGGGATACCGGGTGCCAGGTTTCCGGATTGGGAGTCCGCTCTCGACGCAGCCACCAAGTATGGGAAGACGGTCATAGCCATAGACGAATTCCAGTATCTGGCACAGTCCGATCCCGCGATCCCTTCCATATTCCAGCACGCATGGGATACGATACTTTCGAAAAGGGACGTCATGCTCATCCTATGTGGTTCGTTCATAGGTATGATGGAGAGATATACTTTGAACTACTCGAGTCCCCTGTATGGGAGGAGGACGGCATCTCTGAAGCTGGGTCCTTTGACGTTCTCGGACGTGTGCTCCGTATCGAAGGGGGTCGTGTATCGCGACCTGGTTGAGCGCTATGCCGTGACCGGAGGCGTCCCCCGTTATATGGAGATCATGAACGGATCATCCCTGGAGGATGATGTGTATCGTCATATCGTCAGTCGCAACGGCATCCTGTACGAGGAACCCCTGTTCCTGCTCAAGGACGAGGTGAAGGATCCGGTGAACTACATCAGCATCCTCCGCATGATCGCCGCCGGCAACCGTAAGATATCGGACATTGCCGGGAGGATGGAGGTCCCCAGTAATCGTATCAGCCCCTATCTCAGCACCTTGATAGACATGGGGATCGTGGAACGCATGGTCCCGGTGACGGAGAACAATCCTGAAAGATGCCGCAACGGGATCTACCGCATAAAGGACGGGCTGTTCGGTTTCTGGTTCTCTTTCGTCTATCCTTACAAGGAGTATCTGGATAAGGGATACACGTCTGCGGCCATGGAGAATTTCCGCACCCGTTTCGACGAGGCCTTCGTAAGTTTCAGATTCGAGGACGTGTGTCGCGAGATCGCCGCCTGCGAGTTGGAGGGATATACGAAGACGGGCTCGTACTGGAACAAGGATACGGAGATCGACGTCGTGGCCGTGGACCCCGATGGCAGGAGGATATTCGCAGGAGAATGCATGTTCCGCAGGGAGGAGAAGGTCACGACGAAGGTATTGGAGCTCCTGAAGGCGAAGTGCTCGAAGGTGCGTGATTTCGAGGGATACTCCATGGAATACGGACTGTTCTCCACATCCGGTTTCGACGAGAACCTTAAGGCGAGGGCCGAGGAGGAGGGCGTGAGGCTTTTCGACCTTTCGGGAAGTCCGTAA
- the cfbE gene encoding coenzyme F430 synthase — MKVLILDTVHGGKVLARSYLDKGDEVTVVDVYKVTPKDILNDIRHMGAKVADEAPADHFDLVVMPCHCPDVFIGEATYEKRVFFSEAVKDLIRDRRFRIEVTGVKGKTSTCYVLAHILSLTGRKVYLHTSRGMGPYAKGKHFITELKSIAPPMLLTLPKGEYDVMVCEVSLGGSGKADIGCITNLLEDYGIAKNTRKAESAKKDVLCDGVNIVPEAEKDIWAKYGKPLRTYGKRVSVVGRPEFGKPLEVSVDYRGKHEVSLRSDYLALQYLDAMDMALEVCDAMDVPAETVLEGLRTFPGVPGRGEVSVEKGVRYLRDRNPGVSHMSVERTLSCLKEMGALDDAVLIIDPVSRKVCDKMDKDLIGEVAAKYGVPMVITDGKGSEDDVPEGKTMVIRMFKEGYQ, encoded by the coding sequence ATGAAGGTTCTCATTCTCGATACTGTGCACGGGGGCAAGGTCCTCGCTAGATCTTATTTGGACAAAGGTGACGAGGTCACCGTGGTCGACGTCTACAAGGTGACGCCGAAGGACATACTGAACGACATCCGCCATATGGGGGCTAAGGTCGCCGACGAGGCGCCCGCCGACCATTTCGACCTGGTGGTCATGCCCTGCCACTGTCCCGACGTCTTCATCGGGGAGGCGACGTACGAGAAGAGGGTCTTCTTCTCGGAGGCCGTGAAGGACCTCATCCGCGACCGCAGGTTCAGGATCGAGGTGACCGGGGTCAAGGGAAAGACCAGCACCTGTTACGTGCTGGCACATATACTGTCCCTCACCGGGAGGAAGGTCTATCTGCATACCTCCAGAGGTATGGGGCCCTATGCCAAGGGCAAGCATTTCATCACCGAGCTGAAGTCCATAGCCCCTCCCATGCTCCTCACACTCCCCAAAGGGGAGTACGACGTCATGGTCTGCGAGGTCTCCCTCGGAGGGTCCGGGAAGGCGGACATCGGCTGCATAACCAACCTCCTGGAGGATTACGGCATAGCCAAGAACACCAGGAAGGCGGAATCCGCGAAGAAGGACGTCCTGTGTGACGGCGTCAACATCGTCCCGGAGGCGGAGAAGGACATCTGGGCGAAGTACGGGAAGCCCCTCAGGACCTACGGGAAGAGGGTCTCGGTCGTCGGGAGGCCGGAGTTCGGGAAGCCCCTCGAGGTCTCCGTCGACTACCGCGGGAAACACGAGGTGTCGCTGAGGTCCGACTATCTGGCACTTCAGTATCTCGATGCGATGGACATGGCCCTGGAGGTCTGCGATGCCATGGACGTCCCCGCGGAGACGGTCCTGGAAGGCCTCCGTACCTTCCCAGGTGTCCCCGGAAGGGGGGAGGTCTCCGTCGAGAAGGGGGTCAGGTACCTGCGCGACAGGAACCCCGGGGTGTCCCACATGTCCGTGGAGAGGACCCTCTCCTGCCTGAAGGAGATGGGGGCCCTCGACGATGCGGTCCTCATAATAGATCCGGTCAGCAGGAAGGTCTGCGACAAGATGGACAAGGACCTCATCGGGGAGGTCGCCGCGAAGTACGGCGTCCCCATGGTCATAACCGACGGGAAGGGGTCCGAGGACGACGTCCCCGAAGGGAAGACCATGGTGATCAGGATGTTCAAGGAGGGCTACCAGTGA
- a CDS encoding HD domain-containing protein — translation MDPGSKKAAMEFIEKFYEGESTGHDYWHSIRVYNMAMAICDTEPEADRDIVGMAALLHDLDDRKLGGDDENLPVASGFLKTHGATQSETKRIIEIIHQISFKGEDSVVPACIEGKIVQDADRLDAIGAIGIARTFAYGGAHKRPIWNPNNRPKEKMSAEEYYGSRSDSIAHFYEKLLKLRSMMNTDEGKRVAQRRHDCMLIYLDEFMDEWNGKR, via the coding sequence ATGGATCCCGGATCCAAAAAGGCGGCTATGGAGTTCATAGAGAAGTTCTATGAGGGAGAGAGTACAGGACACGATTATTGGCATAGCATACGTGTGTACAACATGGCGATGGCCATATGCGATACGGAGCCGGAGGCCGACCGCGATATAGTCGGCATGGCGGCGTTGCTGCATGACCTGGACGACCGGAAGCTGGGCGGCGACGATGAGAACCTCCCGGTGGCCTCGGGATTCCTGAAGACCCATGGGGCGACCCAGTCCGAGACGAAGAGGATAATCGAGATCATCCATCAGATATCCTTCAAGGGGGAGGATTCGGTGGTCCCCGCCTGCATCGAGGGGAAGATCGTCCAAGACGCCGACAGGTTGGATGCCATCGGGGCCATCGGGATAGCGAGGACGTTCGCATACGGCGGGGCCCACAAGAGGCCCATATGGAATCCGAACAACCGTCCGAAGGAGAAGATGTCCGCCGAGGAATACTACGGCAGCAGATCCGACAGCATCGCCCACTTCTATGAGAAGCTCCTCAAGCTGAGGAGCATGATGAACACGGACGAAGGCAAGCGCGTGGCCCAGAGGAGGCACGATTGCATGCTGATTTATCTGGATGAGTTCATGGACGAGTGGAACGGGAAGAGATGA
- a CDS encoding tetratricopeptide repeat protein has translation MSDLTEQCRRDGDFVEGSRLFRAGRYREAYARMVASAEHGNPLAQFTVGTMHIDCPDIERDPGKAFAWMERSAEQGYAEAQYQMGNFHYLGYGTDVSYTDAMSWYMKAAGQDHPQAQNQVGLMYHDGTGVGKDDEAAAEWFERSARNGYSGAQYNLASLYEMGEGVPLDMEEAFYWYEMAADQGVTEAQYDLALLYYTGRGTTKDAKKAAEWYRRAADAGHPEAQYNLGLLYMEGEGVERDYDEAMSLFERSAAQGVKDAKDALRLVKETLSRMR, from the coding sequence ATGAGCGACCTCACAGAGCAATGCCGCAGGGACGGGGATTTCGTCGAAGGTTCCCGCCTCTTCCGCGCGGGAAGATACAGAGAAGCGTACGCACGCATGGTGGCGAGCGCCGAGCACGGGAACCCTCTGGCACAGTTCACTGTCGGCACCATGCACATCGACTGTCCGGACATCGAGAGGGATCCGGGGAAGGCGTTCGCATGGATGGAGAGGTCCGCGGAACAGGGCTACGCCGAAGCACAGTACCAGATGGGGAACTTCCACTATCTGGGTTACGGCACCGACGTATCCTATACCGACGCCATGTCCTGGTACATGAAGGCGGCCGGACAGGACCACCCCCAGGCCCAGAACCAGGTCGGGCTCATGTACCACGACGGCACCGGCGTCGGAAAGGACGACGAGGCCGCCGCCGAATGGTTCGAAAGGTCCGCCCGCAACGGATACTCCGGCGCCCAATACAACCTCGCCAGCCTCTACGAGATGGGGGAGGGCGTCCCCCTGGACATGGAGGAGGCGTTCTACTGGTACGAGATGGCCGCCGACCAGGGGGTGACGGAGGCCCAATACGATCTGGCACTTCTGTATTACACCGGCCGCGGCACGACCAAGGATGCGAAGAAGGCGGCGGAATGGTACCGCCGGGCCGCGGATGCGGGGCATCCCGAGGCGCAGTACAACCTCGGCCTCCTCTACATGGAGGGCGAAGGGGTGGAGAGGGACTACGACGAGGCCATGTCCCTCTTCGAGAGGTCCGCCGCACAGGGCGTGAAGGATGCGAAGGACGCCCTGCGTCTTGTAAAGGAGACCCTTTCGAGGATGCGATGA
- a CDS encoding tetratricopeptide repeat protein: protein MSEEKTDADFDAGKKAFEEKDFANAFGCFMRSAENGNAEAQFRIGNMLYYGIGTRQDLKKALMWFRKGAENGNADAQNELGLMYATGRNTQRSPAKAFEWTEKAAEQNNRSAIYNLGTFYESGCGCEVNFEYASLLYLKAASMGMPEAAYSLGHLYHEGKGVEKDPAKAFLLCRTAAEEGYAKAVYDTAVLYLYGDGTERDLGKAKKYFQRAFELGFVKARDNIRMIEEEERRAQ from the coding sequence TCGATGCGGGAAAGAAGGCGTTCGAGGAAAAGGACTTCGCGAACGCATTCGGATGTTTCATGAGGAGTGCCGAGAACGGCAATGCGGAGGCCCAGTTCCGCATCGGGAACATGCTCTACTATGGGATCGGTACGAGACAGGACCTCAAGAAGGCCCTCATGTGGTTCCGCAAGGGGGCGGAGAACGGCAACGCCGACGCCCAGAACGAACTCGGCCTCATGTACGCCACCGGCAGGAACACCCAGCGCTCCCCGGCCAAGGCCTTCGAGTGGACCGAGAAGGCCGCGGAGCAGAACAACCGCAGCGCCATCTACAACCTCGGGACGTTCTACGAGAGCGGATGCGGATGCGAGGTGAACTTCGAGTACGCCTCCCTCCTGTATCTGAAGGCGGCCTCCATGGGCATGCCCGAGGCGGCCTACAGCCTCGGCCACCTCTACCACGAAGGGAAGGGGGTGGAGAAGGACCCCGCCAAGGCGTTCCTCCTGTGCAGGACCGCCGCCGAGGAGGGCTATGCGAAGGCAGTGTACGACACCGCCGTCCTGTACCTCTACGGGGACGGGACCGAGAGGGACCTCGGGAAGGCGAAGAAGTACTTCCAGAGGGCGTTCGAGCTCGGGTTCGTGAAGGCCAGGGACAACATCAGGATGATCGAGGAGGAGGAAAGGAGGGCGCAGTGA
- a CDS encoding ATP-binding protein has translation MEEMEEYIPRLADEHLEFLLKTSGAVYIKGPKWCGKSTTAKKHAKSCVYMQDKMTQDQSKALAKNSPSIFLKGDTPRLIDEWQSIPFIWDSIRFEIDQRNKFGQFLLTGSVVPNDEDNEEREHSGAGRIVPMVLRTMSLFESKDSTGEVSLKQLFDGKDFEAKVSDLSLEDYSYLICRGGWPTAVVHGEKDTALQQVRNYYSVLISEDFQRMRKKKRGTEKISAVMMSYARNTATNASIATICRDISVAGEKKIDEDTVRDYLYDLDALFVKEELPAWNPNLRSKTTVNCSPVRHFIDPSIGCAALDIWPEDLINDLETMGLFFESMVIRDLRIYAERFRGHVYHYRDGDGLEADAVIRTNDGRWAAIEVKLCDSDRIEEGAKHLLELKDKVRLDRHQEPEFLMVVTATNYAYRREDGVFVVPLGCLGP, from the coding sequence ATGGAGGAGATGGAGGAGTATATTCCTCGTTTGGCCGATGAGCATCTGGAGTTTTTATTAAAGACATCAGGGGCAGTATATATCAAAGGTCCAAAATGGTGTGGTAAATCTACTACCGCAAAAAAACATGCAAAAAGTTGCGTCTATATGCAAGATAAAATGACACAGGATCAGTCTAAAGCTCTTGCAAAAAACTCTCCGTCTATTTTTTTGAAAGGTGACACCCCTAGATTGATTGACGAATGGCAGTCGATTCCTTTTATTTGGGATTCCATTAGGTTTGAGATAGATCAAAGGAATAAGTTTGGTCAATTTTTACTTACAGGATCTGTGGTTCCGAATGATGAAGATAATGAGGAGCGGGAGCACAGCGGTGCAGGGCGCATAGTTCCGATGGTCCTTCGGACGATGTCTTTATTCGAATCCAAGGATAGTACAGGGGAAGTGTCCCTGAAGCAGTTATTCGATGGAAAAGATTTTGAAGCCAAGGTCTCGGATCTTTCATTGGAAGACTATTCCTACCTGATATGTCGCGGAGGATGGCCAACAGCAGTCGTTCACGGTGAAAAGGATACGGCCCTTCAACAGGTAAGGAATTATTATTCTGTTTTGATAAGTGAAGATTTTCAACGTATGAGAAAGAAAAAACGTGGCACGGAGAAAATATCTGCTGTAATGATGAGTTATGCTCGTAATACTGCAACCAATGCATCAATTGCGACAATATGTAGAGACATTTCTGTCGCTGGAGAAAAGAAGATAGATGAAGATACGGTAAGAGATTACCTTTACGATTTGGATGCATTATTTGTAAAGGAAGAGTTGCCAGCATGGAATCCGAATCTCCGGAGTAAGACTACTGTGAATTGCTCTCCTGTGAGACATTTCATCGATCCATCGATAGGATGTGCCGCCTTAGATATCTGGCCTGAAGACTTGATAAACGATCTGGAGACAATGGGGTTATTCTTTGAGTCGATGGTGATTAGAGATCTGAGGATATATGCGGAAAGGTTCCGTGGGCACGTCTATCATTATCGTGACGGAGACGGTCTGGAGGCGGATGCCGTGATCAGAACAAACGATGGCAGGTGGGCCGCGATCGAAGTCAAACTTTGTGATTCGGACAGGATCGAGGAGGGTGCGAAACATCTTCTGGAACTCAAGGACAAGGTGAGACTAGATCGTCATCAGGAACCGGAGTTCCTCATGGTGGTGACGGCCACCAATTATGCATATCGGCGTGAGGACGGGGTCTTCGTGGTCCCGTTGGGGTGCCTTGGCCCGTGA
- a CDS encoding tetratricopeptide repeat protein produces MSDYDFESYMKDPELTAGIECFKAEDWKGAFDHYLTSSMNGNPEAQVRLGGLFYYGRGTEADPKKALMWYRKAAVAGNAAAQNEVGVMFHLGNGTQRSDAKAFEWLKASANQGYAQAFYNLGTMYERGDGVPTDYKQAVELYAQAADRGVVQAAYCLAHMYHNGYGCAKDVGKAAKLCIEAADNGHPDACYDTGVLYLEGDGVERSYQKALDYFLKARDLGVADAEKRIAFVKGEMAKGIR; encoded by the coding sequence ATGTCGGACTACGATTTCGAATCCTATATGAAGGACCCGGAGCTGACGGCGGGGATCGAGTGCTTCAAGGCGGAGGACTGGAAAGGGGCGTTCGACCACTACCTGACCTCCTCCATGAACGGCAACCCGGAGGCCCAGGTCCGTCTCGGCGGACTCTTCTACTACGGGAGGGGCACGGAGGCCGACCCGAAGAAGGCCCTCATGTGGTACAGGAAGGCCGCCGTCGCCGGCAACGCCGCCGCCCAGAACGAGGTGGGCGTCATGTTCCACCTGGGGAACGGGACCCAGAGGTCCGATGCGAAGGCCTTCGAGTGGCTCAAGGCATCCGCCAACCAGGGATACGCACAGGCGTTCTACAACCTCGGCACCATGTACGAGAGGGGGGACGGGGTCCCGACCGACTACAAGCAGGCCGTGGAGCTGTACGCCCAGGCCGCGGACCGCGGAGTGGTGCAGGCCGCCTACTGTCTGGCACATATGTACCACAACGGGTACGGATGTGCGAAGGACGTCGGGAAGGCCGCCAAACTATGCATAGAGGCGGCCGACAACGGACACCCCGACGCCTGCTACGACACCGGCGTCCTATATCTGGAGGGCGACGGGGTCGAGAGGTCCTACCAGAAGGCCCTCGACTACTTCCTGAAGGCGAGGGACCTCGGCGTCGCCGACGCGGAGAAGAGGATCGCCTTCGTCAAAGGGGAGATGGCCAAGGGGATCAGGTGA
- a CDS encoding precorrin-2 dehydrogenase/sirohydrochlorin ferrochelatase family protein translates to MSPRMVPVFLEPTKERKVVVFGGGMVAYRKCRQFEGFRITVVADRTVPGMEDVCDEIVLEHFDPSDISPFLEGAFIAVAATDSKDLNAAIRDSARSKGVLVNSAHGGGDVLLPSSVRKKHYTVAVSSEGSVPAFPPYVAKKIDGFLGEEYDMMLSLLTDLRKDLKDRIGSQPERAEFLAEVLGDEDIWHMLREGDREGAMEKALDIEEGYTQRADSTNPLAQSSHDSAC, encoded by the coding sequence ATGTCCCCGAGAATGGTCCCGGTGTTCCTCGAACCCACGAAAGAAAGGAAGGTTGTCGTGTTCGGAGGAGGTATGGTCGCATACCGCAAATGCCGGCAGTTCGAAGGGTTCCGCATAACGGTGGTCGCGGACAGGACCGTCCCCGGAATGGAAGATGTATGCGACGAGATCGTCCTGGAACATTTCGACCCGTCCGACATATCGCCCTTCCTGGAGGGTGCGTTCATAGCGGTGGCCGCCACCGACAGCAAGGATCTGAACGCCGCCATAAGGGATTCCGCCCGCTCCAAGGGCGTCCTCGTGAACTCCGCCCACGGCGGAGGGGACGTCCTGCTCCCGTCCTCCGTGAGGAAGAAGCATTACACGGTGGCGGTCTCCTCGGAAGGTTCCGTACCCGCGTTCCCGCCTTATGTCGCGAAGAAGATCGACGGATTCCTGGGGGAGGAGTACGACATGATGCTCTCCCTCCTGACGGATCTCAGGAAGGATCTGAAAGACAGGATAGGGTCCCAGCCCGAAAGGGCCGAGTTCCTCGCGGAGGTCCTCGGCGACGAGGACATCTGGCACATGCTCAGGGAAGGGGACCGCGAGGGCGCGATGGAAAAGGCCCTAGACATAGAGGAAGGATATACTCAGCGAGCGGATTCCACGAACCCCTTGGCCCAGTCGTCGCACGACAGCGCATGCTGA